From a region of the Methanolinea sp. genome:
- a CDS encoding YkgJ family cysteine cluster protein, producing the protein MSPTTMNLYSWMEQGRKDILVYFSALLQNGVRVNGADLENGDLGEIVTVELRDPKTGGYLPVCPFLRRIGKTKYTCSIHTVKPDMCCNYMPWIYGETYFPRCPALKEKRSRWSGLPEQDQVRGFRLQEPNY; encoded by the coding sequence ATCTCGCCCACAACGATGAACCTCTACTCATGGATGGAGCAGGGCAGGAAGGATATCCTCGTTTATTTCTCGGCTCTCCTCCAGAATGGTGTCCGGGTCAATGGTGCCGATCTTGAGAATGGAGATCTCGGAGAGATTGTAACCGTGGAACTGCGTGACCCAAAGACCGGCGGTTACCTGCCGGTCTGCCCATTTCTCCGACGAATCGGCAAGACGAAGTATACCTGTTCTATTCACACTGTCAAACCGGATATGTGCTGTAATTACATGCCCTGGATCTATGGCGAGACCTATTTTCCCCGCTGCCCGGCGCTGAAAGAGAAGAGATCGCGCTGGTCCGGGTTGCCCGAACAGGATCAGGTCCGGGGCTTTCGGCTTCAGGAGCCCAACTATTAA
- the rbcL gene encoding type III ribulose-bisphosphate carboxylase — MAIDWYMDFVDPGYEPGRDEIIVLYYFEPAEGISHEEAAGRIASESSTGTWTTLHTLPPRMRDLQATVFEIDGNFVKISYPIALWDEGNAVQLLSGIAGNIFGMKALSNLRLIDATLPAAYIDHFRGPHFGNDGIRKMMKVHGRPLTGAVPKPKVGFTAQEHAEIGYETWMGGFDFVKDDENLTSTSFNRFEERVERMSRFRDRAEQETGMIKSAFINITGDTETMEKRAALLSEYNWNYAMIDVVAAGTAAVMTLRDFCSDLDLAIHAHRAMHAAFSRNPLHGISMQFLAKIMRLIGVSQIHTGTAVGKLAGSRQESAILADILREKQVRGVDKRSLDQDWGSIRNAFPVASGGLHPGLVPAVLDIYGRDQVLLVSGGIHGHPGGTRKGALATVQAMEAWEEGITLEEKARTAPELAAALEKWGHFQPR; from the coding sequence ATGGCAATAGACTGGTACATGGATTTTGTTGATCCCGGGTATGAACCGGGGCGCGATGAGATAATAGTTCTTTACTATTTTGAGCCGGCAGAAGGCATCAGCCACGAGGAGGCGGCTGGGAGGATCGCATCCGAGAGCTCGACAGGGACCTGGACAACCCTCCACACCCTCCCGCCCCGCATGCGGGACCTCCAGGCAACGGTCTTTGAGATCGACGGAAATTTTGTGAAAATATCGTACCCGATCGCCCTCTGGGACGAAGGCAATGCTGTGCAGCTGTTGAGCGGGATCGCCGGAAATATCTTCGGAATGAAGGCGCTTTCGAACCTCCGGCTCATCGATGCAACCCTTCCGGCAGCATACATAGATCACTTCAGGGGACCGCACTTCGGAAACGACGGTATCAGGAAGATGATGAAGGTCCACGGGCGGCCGCTCACCGGAGCGGTACCCAAGCCGAAGGTCGGGTTCACCGCACAGGAGCACGCAGAAATCGGCTATGAAACCTGGATGGGAGGGTTCGACTTTGTCAAGGACGACGAGAACCTGACCTCCACCTCGTTCAACCGGTTCGAAGAACGGGTGGAACGGATGAGCAGGTTCCGGGACCGGGCGGAGCAGGAGACCGGGATGATCAAGTCCGCATTCATCAATATCACGGGGGACACGGAAACAATGGAGAAGCGGGCCGCGCTGCTTTCCGAATACAACTGGAACTATGCCATGATCGATGTCGTAGCGGCCGGGACTGCTGCCGTGATGACCCTGCGCGATTTCTGCTCTGACCTCGATCTTGCCATCCATGCCCACCGGGCCATGCATGCCGCATTCTCCCGTAACCCCCTGCATGGGATTTCAATGCAGTTCCTGGCCAAGATAATGCGGCTCATCGGAGTGAGCCAGATCCACACCGGGACCGCGGTAGGCAAGCTTGCCGGGAGCCGGCAAGAATCTGCCATCCTTGCCGATATCCTCCGCGAGAAGCAGGTCCGCGGTGTTGATAAACGTTCTCTAGACCAGGACTGGGGGAGCATCAGGAACGCGTTCCCAGTGGCGTCGGGAGGGCTTCACCCCGGCCTGGTACCCGCCGTGCTCGATATTTACGGCCGGGACCAGGTACTGCTGGTGAGCGGCGGAATCCATGGTCACCCTGGGGGAACGAGGAAGGGAGCACTGGCGACCGTCCAGGCCATGGAAGCATGGGAAGAGGGCATAACCCTCGAAGAAAAAGCACGTACTGCCCCGGAACTTGCCGCAGCCCTCGAGAAGTGGGGTCATTTCCAACCGAGATGA
- a CDS encoding methyltransferase domain-containing protein, with protein sequence MPQDVFEEYADDYDRWFDEHRDEYLAELSRIRQVLPAPDSRAIEVGVGSGRFAAPLGIRMGVEPSRALCRMAHRRGIEVIRGTAEALPVKDSSCSSILMVTVICFLDDPVPVFGELHRILVDQGTLILAFIEREGKIHQRYLREGGKGRFLSRARFYSQDEVRGLLDKTGFAVKAADPRAGFCVIAAQRL encoded by the coding sequence GTGCCGCAGGACGTATTTGAGGAATATGCCGATGATTACGACCGGTGGTTTGATGAGCACCGGGACGAGTACCTCGCAGAACTCTCCCGTATCCGCCAGGTGCTCCCGGCACCAGACTCCCGCGCCATCGAAGTGGGGGTCGGTTCCGGGCGGTTTGCAGCCCCCCTGGGAATCAGGATGGGGGTCGAGCCGTCTCGTGCCCTCTGCCGGATGGCACACCGGCGGGGAATTGAGGTTATCCGGGGCACGGCCGAGGCGCTCCCGGTAAAGGACAGCTCCTGTTCCTCGATTCTTATGGTAACGGTCATCTGTTTCCTGGACGACCCGGTCCCCGTGTTCGGTGAGCTCCACCGCATCCTCGTTGACCAGGGGACCCTCATCCTCGCATTTATCGAGAGGGAAGGAAAGATCCACCAGAGGTATCTCCGGGAGGGGGGAAAAGGGAGATTTCTCTCCCGGGCGCGGTTCTATTCCCAGGATGAGGTGCGTGGATTACTCGATAAAACCGGCTTTGCGGTGAAGGCGGCAGATCCAAGGGCTGGCTTCTGTGTGATCGCCGCACAAAGGCTTTGA
- a CDS encoding YkgJ family cysteine cluster protein, producing MVFECQQCGECCSIMGQVLVVCEDPGTKKYVLSNQYTGEKTTVEIDPDKVDLYEDRSTIERFPEACPFLRFNREDGRAYCTVHLTRPDMCRDFGCWRLLILRPDGRRAGRVMCQSHFCPDDSDLARLWEERIRPIDDPGGAEWDRSVISILTRAGYQVRI from the coding sequence GTGGTCTTTGAATGCCAGCAGTGCGGGGAGTGCTGCAGCATCATGGGCCAGGTGCTCGTTGTATGTGAGGATCCCGGTACAAAGAAGTATGTTCTCTCCAACCAGTATACCGGAGAAAAGACCACTGTCGAGATCGATCCCGACAAGGTTGACCTCTACGAGGACAGGAGCACAATCGAGCGGTTTCCCGAAGCATGCCCGTTTCTCCGGTTCAACCGGGAAGACGGGAGAGCGTACTGCACCGTTCACCTCACCCGCCCTGACATGTGCCGCGATTTTGGATGCTGGCGCCTCCTCATCCTGAGACCCGATGGTCGCCGGGCCGGGCGTGTCATGTGCCAGAGCCATTTCTGTCCCGATGACTCCGACCTCGCACGGCTGTGGGAGGAACGGATACGCCCCATCGACGATCCCGGCGGGGCGGAATGGGACCGCTCGGTCATCAGCATCCTGACCAGGGCAGGATACCAGGTACGGATTTGA
- a CDS encoding isocitrate lyase/PEP mutase family protein — protein sequence MKKTTLLQKMIRDPEILVIPVVHDPLCARIAEQAGIKAVFSAGYSNSAAYLGRPDVSLMTLSEMVDCASRIVDAVQIPVFADGETGYGNVTNIIRTVELYEKAGVAGLFIEDQSFPKRCGHMDEKQVIPAEEMVAKIHAAVDARKDPDLVIMARTDAIAIHGIDEAISRANLYREAGADLLFVEAPRSIDQMRRICSEVKGPVFANNLPGGRSPYLSAQELQDLGYAVVADATSCTYVIAHAVRELFAELARTGSSAQMADRMILFDEFNRLVGLDDIRERERKYLSICG from the coding sequence ATGAAGAAAACAACGCTCCTGCAGAAGATGATACGCGATCCCGAAATCCTCGTTATCCCGGTGGTACACGACCCGTTGTGTGCGAGGATTGCTGAGCAGGCCGGGATAAAAGCTGTTTTCTCAGCAGGGTATTCGAACTCTGCAGCATACCTGGGAAGACCTGATGTATCCCTCATGACGCTCAGCGAGATGGTGGATTGCGCATCGCGGATTGTCGATGCAGTACAAATCCCGGTATTTGCCGATGGCGAAACCGGGTACGGGAATGTGACAAACATCATCCGGACCGTTGAGCTTTATGAAAAGGCAGGCGTTGCCGGGCTTTTTATCGAAGACCAGTCCTTTCCCAAGCGCTGCGGGCACATGGACGAGAAGCAGGTTATCCCTGCCGAAGAAATGGTGGCGAAGATCCATGCCGCCGTGGATGCCAGGAAGGACCCTGACCTGGTCATCATGGCGCGGACCGATGCCATCGCCATCCATGGGATCGATGAAGCAATCTCCCGCGCGAATCTCTACCGCGAAGCCGGTGCCGATCTCCTGTTCGTTGAGGCGCCCCGCTCAATCGACCAGATGCGGCGTATATGCTCGGAAGTGAAGGGGCCGGTGTTTGCCAACAACCTGCCGGGCGGGAGGTCGCCGTACCTGTCCGCACAGGAGCTGCAAGACCTGGGTTACGCGGTGGTCGCCGATGCAACATCCTGCACTTATGTTATCGCCCACGCTGTCCGGGAACTGTTTGCGGAACTGGCCAGGACCGGGTCATCTGCACAAATGGCCGACAGGATGATCCTCTTTGATGAATTCAACCGGCTGGTTGGGCTTGATGATATCAGGGAGCGGGAGCGAAAATACCTTTCAATCTGTGGATGA
- a CDS encoding pyridoxamine 5'-phosphate oxidase family protein, translated as MVQMTPEIMDAFRVGRIFPLATASRDGEPNVAPMGAVFPRDPETIWIGNQFMKTTLQNVLENPRACLYLWGQGITGCYKIKGDIEIQSEGPEYEAMKDEVYKVKPGLHCRSLLVMKVTEVFDCMPGEHAGDRLL; from the coding sequence ATGGTTCAGATGACTCCAGAAATCATGGATGCATTCCGGGTGGGCAGGATCTTCCCGCTTGCAACGGCATCCCGGGATGGTGAACCAAATGTTGCCCCAATGGGGGCGGTCTTTCCCCGCGATCCGGAAACCATCTGGATCGGCAACCAGTTCATGAAGACTACCCTCCAAAATGTCCTTGAAAACCCCCGGGCCTGCCTCTACCTCTGGGGCCAGGGGATTACAGGGTGCTACAAGATCAAAGGGGATATCGAGATACAATCCGAGGGTCCGGAATACGAGGCCATGAAGGACGAGGTCTATAAAGTAAAGCCCGGGCTCCACTGCCGGTCGCTCCTGGTCATGAAGGTCACCGAAGTTTTTGATTGCATGCCGGGCGAGCATGCCGGGGACCGGTTGCTCTGA